The DNA window CTCGTCGGATGAGCGTATCGACAGGGCGCAACCCATCCAAGGGATGGCTGCGCGGCGCGAAAATATTGGCTTTCTGGTTGAGCTTGCTGCCCCTGGTCGATCTGGTCTGGGCAGGCGCAGCGGATGCCTTGGGAGCCAATCCCATCGAGAAGATCACCCGCGACACTGGCTGGTGGACCCTGGCTTTCCTGATGATCGGCCTGGCCGTGACGCCCGCGCGGAAGCTGTCCGGCTGGTCTTGGCTGGGCCGGTTCCGGAGGATGCTGGGCTTGTTCGCGTTCTTCTATGCCTGCCTGCACCTCGCCACCTATTTGGCGCTGGATCAGTTCTTCGCCTGGACGGAAATCCTGGCCGATATCGTCAAGCGGCCCTATATCACCGTGGGTTCCGCCGCTTTCGTCATGCTGGTACCGCTGGCCGCGACCTCGACCGACGGCATGGTCCGAAGGCTCGGCGGCCAGCGCTGGAAGCGCCTGCACCGTTGCGTGTACCTGATCGCCGTTTGCGGCGTGGTCCATTTCTGGTGGCTGGTCAAGAAGGACCTCGGCGAACCCGCCGGATTCGCCGCGATCCTATCGGCATCCCTACTCGCGCGGCTGGATTACACCCCGTTTCCAAAGTGGGGCCTGATGGGGCCGCGATGGGCCAGCAGCCGAGGGGCATCCAAGGAACCCATGTGAAGGGCCGCTCAACGGAGTATACCCGTGGCTCCGGGACTTGATGGGTAACAACAGTTGGAATCGCTTCCGGGATATTAAATCAACCAGGATACATTCCTGAAAGCGGTCGTTCGCTCAGCGCGTTGGCTGGAACCGAATGTCGACCATGGCCGAGGGTATGAATGGTATTTCCTTGGTGGAATGGTCCGATGAAGTGAGGCAGCCAATTCAAAGGTGGGCTTTATAACCTTCGACGGCTCGGGCCACAAGATCTTGCCAATCCGTCGGCGGCGTGGCCGACAGGCGCCGCCAGTCCACCCCCGCCACCGACCATTCCCACTGCGCCGGCGTCAACGCGAACACCGCCTCGCCCGGTGCCGGCCACGCGAACCCGCCCCGGTGCAACCGCCGCTGGCACAGCCACACCCCGTTCCCGTCCCACACCAGCAGTTTCAGACGCGTGCCAGCCTTGTTCCGGAAGATGAACCCCCCGCCGGAACACGGCGACCGGCCCAGCCGGTGCTGGACATGGGCCGACAGCCCGTCGATGCCACGCCTCATGTCCACCGGATCGACCACCAGCCAGAGGTGTTCCGGACGCCGGATCACGCCAGGCCCCGCAGCAACTCCGCCATCCAGCGCGCCGATACCGTCGCGGGAATCTCCAACCGGACATCCTGGGCCACCCGCAGGACCAGGGCCGGCACTTCCACGGCGGTGGCGGCCGGGGCCACCCGGACGGGAATCAATTCAAGGCTGGCCGACTCCCCGGCGGAGGCTTCCCGCTTCACCCAGCCCGAGAATGTTTTGGGGTTCACGCCCCGTTGGCGGCAATACTCGGCCTGGCTCAACCCGCTCTTCCTCCACGCCTCGACTTAGACCTCCGGCAAATCCCGCTTCTTCATCCCGCTCCTCCAACAAAAGGCCCAAGGGTGTCGCGGTTTAACCCGGGCGTCCATGTTGTGTTGGAGGATTGGAGGCTTACGAAACAGCCTCACCTCTTCGTGCATTGGCAAAGAAAGATGGCTGGCGCGTTTGCTTGATGGGAGCGGTGTGAATCGAGAAGTTCACGCACCGTTCTGTGAGAGGTCGGGGGTGAAATTCCTCCGGCCTACTCGCCACGGCCTGCATTGGTGTTTGGATATCGCCTTCGGCGAGGACCAGGCCCGGATGTGCGAGGGCAACTCGGCGGAGAACTTCGCGATCCTGCGCCGCATCGTCCTCAACCTGTTCCGGCAGGACAAAACCACCAAGGCGGGCATCAAGAACCGGCGATTACTGGCCGGATGGAACGACGAATACCGACAACATATTTTCGGAATTCAACCCCTCGCTTGATGCGGTTGCCCTGGGTTGTAGCTCCGAGTGCAAGGATAAATTAAAAGGATTAGATAAAAGGATAAACGAATGCAAATCTCTTTTTTTACTATTAAAATCAGTTGCTTATAAATAAAAAATGTTCTGACCCGCCCCGAAAACCTCCCTAATAAAGGCTCAGCCGCCTCGAAAACCTCCCGACCCGCCCCGAAAACCTCTCTAAGTTATCCACAGGATGCCTTGGGTTATCCACAGGGTGGCAAGGCTAAGATTTATAGAATTCTGATCGGGGCAAGGTCTTGCAGAGAGCGGCGGCGGCGATTTCGGCCTGACGCTTATTAGCTGCTTTTACTTCCTTAACGAATTCGGGTGATGCTGTCAGGTAGTAGGTAATGTCGAGCACTTTTCCGCGCGAACCAGTCAAGACACTCTTGCGCCAAGCCGCCAGTACCCCTTTTTCTTTCACTCGATCTTCAAGTTTTTAGCGGTTGACACCGGGCAAGCCGGGTTTATCCGGCGGTGGCCATCTGCGCTGCCCGGTATTTCAGCGACGGCGAGGGTTGTTGGCGGCCCAGGTCGCGTCCGCTCATGTGCTTGCCCGAGGGTGCCAAGGGAAACCATGTCTTGACCTTTTCCGCCAATTGCTCCAGGCGCTCGGCGATATTCTCGGCGGCGAGCACGCTTCGGACGAATTCCAGCAATGCTTCCCCTTGGCAGAACTGCCGCAGGCTGCCCACGGTACACGCGGGCAGATGGTTTTCCAGGCGGGCGCGTTGCTCGGGGTGAAGGAGGAGGGCGTGGTCTAGCAGCAGGCTCAGGGCCAGGCTTCGGCTTGACCCCTCCTCGCCGGGCTGTTTGGCCATCTGCCCCCATCCTTCATAGAGCTTCCAGTCCTCGAAGAAAACCTCCGCAAGCCACCTCAGCGTATAGGCTGCGACGATGTCCAGGGTGCGCCAACTCAGGTCCGTGGCGACCAGGAAGCGGTATTCCGTTTCGCCCGGATACTTCAGGGCGACGACGAAGCGCTTGCGGGCGTGCGCGTTGACGTGGAGCCGGGCGCTGCCGACGACGACCTCGACCTCCTTTCCGCCGCGCACCGCCACCCGCTGGGGCACGCCGGGATAGGCCCGGAAATAATCGGTCAAGGACCCGTCCCGCCCCCGGAACCGGATGTTCTGGTTGTTCCGCAGCTGGCTGACCGCCTGGACCTGCCCGCAGAGCCGGGACGCCCCGTCCAGGAACCCCTGGGTGCCGAACCAAGCGTCGGCGACCACCGCCTTCACCCGGATGTCCGGATGATGCCGCCGGAACTCCCCGATCAGGTCCAGCGCCTGCTCGGCCTTGCCGGGGTAGGCCGGATCGGGCACGGGTGCCGCCGGACGGTCCGCCTTCCGCACGCCCGCCCGCTTGAGCCGACGATCCTCGCGCCGCCACGCGCTGCGTTTCGGGTCGGGTTCATGGAAGCGGAAGCCCACCGGCACCGTGAGCTTCGGCGTGACCAACACCAGGAACACCAGGCACTGCCCGTTGAAGTACCCGCCGGTCTTCTTGTCGAAGACCTTGTGCGCCTTCCAGATGCGCCCCGTCCGCTTGGCCCGCCGGTGGTCGCTGTCGTCCGCCACCAGCACGCCTTCCGTGATCCCGTGCTGGCGCAGCACCAGGACCACACTGGCCCGCAACAGCCCGTCCCACGCCACTTTCGAATGCCTGAACATCCACGACAGCGCCCCCGCCCGGTAGCCGCCCAGTCCCGCCCGCTCGAAGGCTTTCCAACACACCGTGTTGGTCAGCAACACGCCCATCAGGCAGAACTTCAGCCAAGCCCGCTGCGCCCCGCTCAGCTTCCGGCCGGGCGTCCCCGCCCTGACCGCCTGATCCAATGCTTCTACGTAAACCTCGATGAATGGCAGGGGCGTGGTGAAAATGGCGGCGGCTCCTCTGGGCGCAAACGCTCATTTTCACCGATGCCGTCAAGCCGGAAAAACTTGATCATCGAGTATAAACTAGAAGAACATCAAATTCTGGCTGATTCTGGAAGTTCTTCCATGGGCAAATCCGCATACGATAATTTCATCCCTCCTCTCGATGAGGGCATTGGCATGGAAGCTATCCGGGAAATCGAAAGGCGTTCGCATGATATTGTTGCCAAGATCAGGGCCGTTGCTTTCGAACCCAACTCCGAGAAATTTCTCAAGCGTCGCTACAACATGACCGAAACCGCAAAACTGGTGGGCCGTACCGATACGGCCATCCGGGAGGCGGAAAAACATGGCAGGCTCCGTGAGCCGGACATTGATCCCAAAGGTCGCCGAACTGGATATACCCTTGAAGACATCAATGCCATGAGGGGCTATTTCGGAACCCGGCCTTGGCGCAGCGATCAGGACGAACCCATTGTGCTGGCGGTGCAGAACTTCAAGGGGGGCGTGGGCAAATCGACTATCAGTTGCCATCTGGCCCAATATCTGGCGCAACAAGGCTATCGCGTCTGCGTCGTGGATTGCGATTCACAGGCTTCGACCACCACCATTTTCGGGTTCAATCCCGACTCCGATTTGGATGACGGTGACACCCTTCTGCCCTACCTGACCCGCGAGGGCCATCTGGAGGATCTTTCCTACGCGGTGAATCCCACCTATTGGGACGGCCTTGATCTGATTCCCTCCAACCTCGCACTCTACGACGCCGAGTATGCCTTGGCGGCGGAGATCCACGGTA is part of the Methylomagnum ishizawai genome and encodes:
- a CDS encoding sulfite oxidase heme-binding subunit YedZ, with product MEPRRMSVSTGRNPSKGWLRGAKILAFWLSLLPLVDLVWAGAADALGANPIEKITRDTGWWTLAFLMIGLAVTPARKLSGWSWLGRFRRMLGLFAFFYACLHLATYLALDQFFAWTEILADIVKRPYITVGSAAFVMLVPLAATSTDGMVRRLGGQRWKRLHRCVYLIAVCGVVHFWWLVKKDLGEPAGFAAILSASLLARLDYTPFPKWGLMGPRWASSRGASKEPM
- the tnpB gene encoding IS66 family insertion sequence element accessory protein TnpB (TnpB, as the term is used for proteins encoded by IS66 family insertion elements, is considered an accessory protein, since TnpC, encoded by a neighboring gene, is a DDE family transposase.), which produces MIRRPEHLWLVVDPVDMRRGIDGLSAHVQHRLGRSPCSGGGFIFRNKAGTRLKLLVWDGNGVWLCQRRLHRGGFAWPAPGEAVFALTPAQWEWSVAGVDWRRLSATPPTDWQDLVARAVEGYKAHL
- a CDS encoding transposase — its product is MDQAVRAGTPGRKLSGAQRAWLKFCLMGVLLTNTVCWKAFERAGLGGYRAGALSWMFRHSKVAWDGLLRASVVLVLRQHGITEGVLVADDSDHRRAKRTGRIWKAHKVFDKKTGGYFNGQCLVFLVLVTPKLTVPVGFRFHEPDPKRSAWRREDRRLKRAGVRKADRPAAPVPDPAYPGKAEQALDLIGEFRRHHPDIRVKAVVADAWFGTQGFLDGASRLCGQVQAVSQLRNNQNIRFRGRDGSLTDYFRAYPGVPQRVAVRGGKEVEVVVGSARLHVNAHARKRFVVALKYPGETEYRFLVATDLSWRTLDIVAAYTLRWLAEVFFEDWKLYEGWGQMAKQPGEEGSSRSLALSLLLDHALLLHPEQRARLENHLPACTVGSLRQFCQGEALLEFVRSVLAAENIAERLEQLAEKVKTWFPLAPSGKHMSGRDLGRQQPSPSLKYRAAQMATAG
- a CDS encoding AAA family ATPase: MIIEYKLEEHQILADSGSSSMGKSAYDNFIPPLDEGIGMEAIREIERRSHDIVAKIRAVAFEPNSEKFLKRRYNMTETAKLVGRTDTAIREAEKHGRLREPDIDPKGRRTGYTLEDINAMRGYFGTRPWRSDQDEPIVLAVQNFKGGVGKSTISCHLAQYLAQQGYRVCVVDCDSQASTTTIFGFNPDSDLDDGDTLLPYLTREGHLEDLSYAVNPTYWDGLDLIPSNLALYDAEYALAAEIHGNPLALNRLREGIDSIKHRYDVVIIDPPPALGMISLSVLRAANAMIVPVPPSTVDFSSTTHFFTMLVESLGILEKHGLHASYKFLRVVASKVNDNKSAHTEISKIMRSVYEMYILDSQMKDSAEIDNANARLMTVFELERAQTSKETYNRCLAHLNAVCGEIELLIRKTWASHQKILRREGVV